One window of Brachybacterium ginsengisoli genomic DNA carries:
- a CDS encoding ATP-binding cassette domain-containing protein, producing the protein MGIFAVGTWSIRQAWVAAPRLVALAAVLALLVAAVPSLQVILMASFVEALTGAEAFTDVAAPFAGLVLLIAFTGPVEAIAGTLQWRVVDLVGLHAKQQVAATLATLPPTELADPVAAADIEAGNKAAEEELAFLYPFVLSLLRDVLSVLGVFLTLATMSPLAAVFVLVSLVPMLVASQRITRISSKMWDDVGKLYWRSRYLHQQLVTTAPSIELTSLGATGQISSMVSSTIGRITDRKAQTYAPMLSWRLLAGLATSLLLAGALAALIVGVHYGPAAAGGVYGVMAAMAAVGSLGNNLGQIVEGGAPFERYVKLLGMRREEHPSSVAGDALSLVVAGVSHTYDGNDDPSLQDLDLRIDKGRIVALVGVNGAGKTTAVNSIVGALDPQEGSIAIDGRTRQDMPFQEWVGHFGTLTQEFGRYELTVRESLLLGTPRQDVGDEELWAALEAANAASMVRRFDDGLDQQLGGQWDGGAGLSGGQWQRLSLARIHLRAAPIWILDEPTSAIDAEAEQDIFRELQRSKADRITIVVSHRAWTLRGMDEILVVDEGRVIERGRYDELLGAGGRFTEIFAEQAG; encoded by the coding sequence ATGGGGATATTCGCGGTCGGGACCTGGAGCATCCGTCAGGCCTGGGTGGCGGCGCCGCGCCTGGTCGCGCTCGCCGCCGTGCTCGCACTGCTCGTCGCCGCCGTGCCCTCCCTCCAGGTCATCCTCATGGCCTCCTTCGTCGAGGCGCTGACCGGTGCGGAGGCCTTCACCGACGTGGCCGCTCCCTTCGCCGGGCTGGTGCTGCTGATCGCCTTCACCGGTCCGGTCGAGGCGATCGCCGGCACCCTGCAGTGGAGGGTCGTGGACCTCGTCGGCCTCCATGCGAAGCAGCAGGTCGCCGCGACCCTCGCGACGCTGCCGCCCACCGAGCTCGCCGATCCGGTCGCCGCAGCGGACATCGAGGCCGGGAACAAGGCCGCCGAGGAGGAGCTCGCCTTCCTCTACCCCTTCGTGCTGAGCCTGCTGCGGGACGTGCTCTCGGTGCTCGGCGTCTTCCTCACGCTCGCCACCATGAGCCCGCTCGCGGCCGTCTTCGTGCTGGTCTCGCTGGTGCCGATGCTGGTGGCCTCGCAGCGCATCACCCGGATCAGTTCGAAGATGTGGGACGACGTCGGCAAGCTCTACTGGCGCTCGCGCTACCTGCACCAGCAGCTGGTGACCACCGCGCCGTCGATCGAGCTGACTTCGCTCGGCGCCACCGGACAGATCTCCTCGATGGTCTCCTCGACCATCGGCCGCATCACCGACCGCAAGGCGCAGACCTACGCCCCGATGCTCAGCTGGCGCCTGCTCGCGGGCCTGGCGACCTCGCTGCTGCTGGCCGGGGCGCTGGCGGCCCTGATCGTCGGCGTGCACTACGGCCCGGCCGCGGCGGGCGGCGTGTACGGGGTGATGGCCGCGATGGCGGCCGTCGGCTCGCTCGGCAACAACCTCGGCCAGATCGTCGAGGGCGGCGCGCCCTTCGAGCGGTACGTCAAGCTGCTGGGCATGCGCCGCGAGGAGCATCCGTCGTCGGTGGCCGGCGACGCCCTCTCCCTCGTGGTCGCCGGGGTCTCCCACACCTACGACGGCAACGACGACCCGTCCCTGCAGGACCTGGACCTGCGGATCGACAAGGGCCGCATCGTCGCGCTCGTGGGGGTCAACGGCGCGGGCAAGACCACCGCGGTCAACTCGATCGTGGGCGCCCTGGACCCCCAGGAGGGGAGCATCGCGATCGACGGCCGGACCCGCCAGGACATGCCGTTCCAGGAGTGGGTGGGGCACTTCGGCACCCTGACCCAGGAGTTCGGCCGGTACGAGCTGACGGTGCGGGAGTCGTTGCTGCTGGGCACCCCGCGCCAGGACGTCGGCGACGAGGAGCTGTGGGCGGCGCTCGAGGCCGCCAACGCCGCGAGCATGGTGCGCCGCTTCGACGACGGGCTGGACCAGCAGCTCGGCGGGCAGTGGGACGGTGGCGCAGGGCTCTCGGGTGGGCAGTGGCAGCGCCTCTCCCTGGCCCGGATCCATCTGCGGGCGGCCCCGATCTGGATCCTCGACGAGCCCACCAGCGCGATCGACGCCGAGGCCGAGCAGGACATCTTCCGGGAGCTGCAGCGCTCGAAGGCGGACCGGATCACCATCGTCGTCTCGCACCGGGCCTGGACCCTGCGCGGCATGGACGAGATCCTGGTGGTCGACGAGGGTCGGGTCATCGAGCGCGGACGCTACGACGAGCTGCTCGGCGCGGGCGGCCGGTTCACGGAGATCTTCGCCGAACAGGCCGGATGA
- a CDS encoding glycoside hydrolase family 35 protein has translation MTALLTPTPEGFLRAGEPHLVISGALHYFRVHPEQWRDRLRRLVAMGCNTVETYVAWNVHQPSREETTFEGIADLGRFLDLAAEEGLDAIVRPGPYICAEWENGGFPGWILADRNLRLRHRNAPYLQLVDAWFDQLLPVIAERQAARGGNVVMVQVENEYGSFGDDSVYLAHLRDGLIERGIEELLVTSDGPARMWLTGGTVDGALATVNFGSRALEVLAMAEEELPAQPQMCMEFWNGWFDHWGEEHHERTGGDAAGELADMLENRMSVNFYMAHGGTNFGLRAGANHDGALQPTTTSYDYDAPISENGALTEKFRAFREVIARHRELPAYEEHLESLGLVEHPATLPAAELAIEKVASLRGTERFTRSAEVHPVPPAFEDIGLERGLLRLSREIEIAAGEQDGRTVISPLKLYDLHDRAWVHVDGIAVGAVGVVGDEQRETDPATVELTPFADRLLPDGGRRTVRVDILVENLGRVNFGPRLGERKGILGGVWQTIRFLNDWEADAWPLEDMGEELATLLAAAPALEAPALDDEADALPVLVGAAFEAESPEDTFLDVSAAGHGVAYVNGFCVGRYWNIGPQQTLYVPAPLVRAGRNEVLLLDLETLPERIALAEGHEFGRRDG, from the coding sequence ATGACCGCCCTGCTCACCCCCACCCCGGAGGGCTTCCTCCGCGCCGGAGAGCCGCACCTCGTGATCTCCGGTGCGCTCCACTACTTCCGCGTGCACCCCGAGCAGTGGCGCGACCGCCTGCGCCGCCTGGTCGCGATGGGCTGCAACACGGTGGAGACCTACGTGGCCTGGAACGTGCACCAGCCCTCCCGCGAGGAGACCACCTTCGAGGGGATCGCGGATCTGGGCCGCTTCCTCGACCTCGCCGCCGAGGAGGGGCTGGACGCGATCGTGCGCCCCGGCCCGTACATCTGCGCCGAGTGGGAGAACGGCGGCTTCCCCGGCTGGATCCTCGCCGACCGGAACCTCCGCCTGCGCCACCGCAACGCCCCCTACCTGCAGCTCGTGGACGCCTGGTTCGACCAGCTCCTCCCCGTGATCGCCGAGCGGCAGGCCGCTCGCGGCGGGAACGTGGTGATGGTGCAGGTGGAGAACGAGTACGGCAGCTTCGGGGATGACTCGGTCTACCTCGCGCACCTGCGCGACGGCCTCATCGAGCGCGGCATCGAGGAGCTCCTGGTGACCTCCGACGGTCCCGCCCGCATGTGGCTCACCGGCGGCACCGTCGACGGCGCGCTCGCGACGGTGAACTTCGGCTCCCGCGCCCTCGAGGTGCTCGCCATGGCCGAGGAGGAGCTGCCCGCGCAGCCGCAGATGTGCATGGAGTTCTGGAACGGCTGGTTCGACCACTGGGGCGAGGAGCACCACGAGCGCACCGGCGGCGACGCCGCGGGGGAGCTCGCGGACATGCTGGAGAACCGCATGAGCGTGAACTTCTACATGGCGCACGGCGGCACCAACTTCGGCCTGCGGGCGGGCGCCAACCATGACGGCGCCCTGCAGCCCACCACCACCAGCTACGACTACGACGCCCCGATCTCCGAGAACGGCGCGCTGACCGAGAAGTTCCGTGCCTTCCGCGAGGTGATCGCCCGCCACCGCGAGCTGCCCGCCTACGAGGAGCACCTCGAGAGCCTGGGCCTCGTCGAGCATCCCGCGACGCTCCCCGCGGCGGAGCTCGCGATCGAGAAGGTCGCCTCCCTGCGCGGCACCGAGCGCTTCACCCGCTCCGCCGAGGTGCATCCGGTGCCGCCCGCCTTCGAGGACATCGGCCTCGAGCGCGGCCTGCTCCGCCTCTCCCGCGAGATCGAGATCGCGGCCGGCGAGCAGGACGGCCGCACCGTCATCTCCCCGCTGAAGCTCTACGACCTGCACGACCGGGCCTGGGTGCACGTCGACGGGATCGCCGTGGGCGCGGTGGGCGTGGTGGGGGACGAGCAGCGCGAGACGGATCCGGCGACGGTCGAGCTGACCCCGTTCGCGGACCGCCTGCTCCCGGACGGCGGCCGACGCACCGTGCGCGTGGACATCCTGGTCGAGAACCTGGGCCGGGTGAACTTCGGGCCCCGGCTCGGGGAGCGCAAGGGCATCCTCGGCGGCGTCTGGCAGACGATCCGCTTCCTCAACGACTGGGAGGCCGACGCCTGGCCCCTCGAGGACATGGGGGAGGAGCTCGCGACCCTGCTCGCGGCGGCGCCCGCCCTCGAGGCCCCCGCCCTCGACGACGAGGCCGACGCCCTCCCGGTCCTCGTCGGCGCCGCCTTCGAGGCCGAGTCGCCCGAGGACACCTTCCTGGACGTCTCCGCCGCCGGGCACGGCGTCGCCTACGTCAACGGCTTCTGCGTGGGCCGCTACTGGAACATCGGCCCCCAGCAGACCCTCTACGTGCCCGCTCCGCTGGTGCGGGCCGGACGCAACGAGGTGCTGCTGCTGGACCTGGAGACGCTGCCGGAGCGCATCGCGCTCGCCGAGGGGCACGAGTTCGGGCGCAGGGACGGCTGA
- a CDS encoding serpin family protein: MSPLTPPRRPAPLRRRSLLAAGALTPPVLLGLAACGADDGGGEAPDLLAEVPREKPGAPQDAGPAVVPFTARILGAIDRGEVNAVCSPLSVQVALTMIGMGASGDTRAQMEEVLGAPMEDLAASANTLSQVLATVGDEQREADEEDGPEPSRASLVNATWLQEGLSVEDSFLEDLSAWFGSGVFEADFRETGPREKARERINDWVADSTADLIEELVPEGALGAATRLVLVNALHLKAAWPSPLTTSGGRFTTSADEEVGAEMLSGDAKGWYEDELCRATALPTAGGELALALIQPVEDVASVLEAWSSSATDSGTGLGALLSGLEESVPARLTLPRFDIDGEASLTGTLQELGMVDAFSGDADFSGVTSEADLAITDVLHKAVITVDEEGMEAAAATAVMVGETAAPAEPKELVLESPFLYVAYERSTLAPLVTGWIGDPTQTR; the protein is encoded by the coding sequence ATGAGCCCGCTGACCCCGCCCCGCCGGCCCGCACCGCTCCGCCGCCGGTCGCTGCTCGCCGCGGGAGCGCTGACGCCCCCGGTCCTGCTGGGCCTCGCGGCCTGCGGAGCGGACGACGGGGGCGGCGAGGCCCCGGATCTCCTGGCCGAGGTGCCGCGCGAGAAGCCGGGCGCTCCCCAGGACGCCGGCCCGGCGGTCGTCCCCTTCACCGCGAGGATCCTCGGGGCGATCGACCGCGGCGAGGTCAACGCCGTCTGCTCGCCGCTGTCCGTGCAGGTCGCGCTCACCATGATCGGGATGGGCGCCTCCGGGGACACTCGCGCGCAGATGGAGGAGGTCCTCGGGGCGCCGATGGAGGATCTCGCCGCGAGCGCGAACACCCTCTCGCAGGTGCTGGCGACCGTCGGCGATGAGCAGCGCGAGGCCGACGAGGAGGACGGCCCGGAGCCCTCCCGCGCCTCGCTCGTGAACGCGACCTGGCTCCAGGAGGGCCTCTCCGTCGAGGACTCCTTCCTCGAGGATCTCTCGGCGTGGTTCGGCAGCGGCGTGTTCGAGGCGGACTTCCGTGAGACCGGGCCCCGTGAGAAGGCGCGCGAGCGCATCAACGACTGGGTCGCGGACTCCACCGCGGACCTCATCGAGGAGCTCGTCCCCGAGGGGGCGCTCGGCGCCGCGACCCGCCTCGTGCTGGTCAACGCCCTGCACCTCAAGGCGGCGTGGCCCTCGCCCCTGACCACCTCCGGCGGCCGCTTCACCACCTCCGCCGACGAGGAGGTCGGCGCCGAGATGCTCAGCGGGGACGCGAAGGGCTGGTACGAGGACGAGCTGTGCCGTGCCACCGCGCTCCCCACCGCCGGCGGGGAGCTCGCGCTCGCCCTGATCCAGCCCGTCGAGGATGTCGCGAGCGTGCTCGAGGCCTGGAGCTCCTCCGCGACCGACAGCGGGACCGGGCTCGGCGCGCTGCTGTCCGGGCTGGAGGAGAGCGTCCCGGCCCGGCTCACGCTGCCCCGGTTCGACATCGACGGGGAGGCCTCCCTCACCGGCACCCTCCAGGAGCTCGGCATGGTCGACGCCTTCTCCGGGGACGCCGACTTCTCCGGCGTCACCTCCGAGGCGGACCTCGCGATCACCGACGTGCTGCACAAGGCCGTCATCACAGTCGACGAGGAGGGCATGGAGGCCGCGGCGGCGACCGCCGTGATGGTCGGGGAGACCGCCGCGCCGGCCGAGCCGAAGGAGCTCGTACTCGAGTCGCCGTTCCTCTACGTCGCCTACGAGCGCTCCACCCTCGCACCGCTCGTCACCGGCTGGATCGGGGATCCGACGCAGACCCGCTGA
- a CDS encoding ABC transporter substrate-binding protein, with protein MKPRLSRRSALVGGGAALAAGLAACAPPNSGEVNAAPTIPAADGKVHLTYWAWLKDLQKVCDVFNASQDRIHVDATWIPGGNSGGYAKILSAIAAGGGPDIAQVELRQIPEFALAGAIVNLSRYGFDEQAPKFDPGALTQAQVGDTLWGVPQDTGPVATFYNREVLEGELGLAAPTTWEEFRETAGAVSEAGKSLISLDPSDGSHPIAWAMQSGAVWFRPEGDGWIVDMTGEASMRVAEFWDGIFADKLVGTGYGSFTTPWYAAAADGKVLASISGSWSDALAKTVPDGSGKWAVAPMPTWPDGYASGGHGGSSAAVASNSKHPAEAIEFLTWMCTDPAGIDAMIENSGIGWSPAKDYIGEVRKQPDDFFSGQNYNEEVIVPMAEGQNLDWTWAPLMQRVQAIVGDGMTTAVTGEVPLADLFADAQIEIVEIMRTIGLNAEEAR; from the coding sequence ATGAAGCCACGACTGTCACGGAGATCTGCGCTGGTGGGGGGAGGTGCGGCACTGGCCGCCGGGCTCGCCGCATGCGCCCCGCCCAACTCGGGCGAGGTCAACGCCGCGCCGACCATCCCGGCGGCCGACGGCAAGGTCCACCTCACGTACTGGGCCTGGCTCAAGGACCTCCAGAAGGTCTGCGACGTCTTCAACGCCTCGCAGGACCGCATCCACGTCGACGCGACCTGGATCCCCGGCGGGAACTCCGGCGGCTACGCGAAGATCCTCTCCGCCATCGCTGCCGGCGGCGGCCCGGACATCGCCCAGGTGGAGCTGCGTCAGATCCCCGAGTTCGCGCTCGCCGGCGCGATCGTGAACCTCTCCCGCTACGGCTTCGACGAGCAGGCCCCGAAGTTCGACCCGGGCGCTCTGACCCAGGCGCAGGTCGGCGACACCCTCTGGGGCGTCCCCCAGGACACCGGCCCCGTGGCCACCTTCTACAACCGTGAGGTGCTCGAGGGCGAGCTGGGCCTCGCCGCCCCCACGACCTGGGAGGAGTTCCGCGAGACCGCGGGCGCCGTCTCCGAGGCCGGCAAGAGCCTGATCAGCCTGGACCCCTCCGACGGCTCCCACCCGATCGCCTGGGCGATGCAGTCCGGCGCGGTCTGGTTCCGCCCCGAGGGCGACGGCTGGATCGTCGACATGACCGGCGAGGCCTCGATGCGCGTCGCCGAGTTCTGGGACGGCATCTTCGCCGACAAGCTCGTGGGCACCGGCTACGGGTCCTTCACCACCCCCTGGTACGCGGCGGCGGCCGACGGCAAGGTGCTCGCCTCCATCAGCGGCTCGTGGTCCGACGCGCTGGCGAAGACCGTGCCCGACGGCTCGGGCAAGTGGGCGGTCGCCCCGATGCCCACCTGGCCCGACGGCTACGCCTCCGGCGGCCACGGCGGCTCCTCCGCCGCGGTCGCCTCGAACAGCAAGCACCCGGCCGAGGCGATCGAGTTCCTCACCTGGATGTGCACCGACCCCGCCGGGATCGACGCGATGATCGAGAACTCCGGCATCGGCTGGTCGCCGGCGAAGGACTACATCGGCGAGGTCCGCAAGCAGCCCGACGACTTCTTCTCGGGCCAGAACTACAACGAAGAGGTCATCGTCCCGATGGCCGAGGGCCAGAACCTCGACTGGACCTGGGCGCCGCTGATGCAGCGTGTCCAGGCCATCGTCGGCGACGGCATGACCACCGCGGTCACCGGCGAGGTGCCGCTGGCCGACCTGTTCGCCGACGCGCAGATCGAGATCGTCGAGATCATGCGCACCATCGGCCTGAACGCGGAGGAGGCACGATGA
- a CDS encoding type 2 periplasmic-binding domain-containing protein → MRFEIRRRDLLALTGAAAMTAGTVACSSGSGGGSGGAEASATLKLPTYKPLEGLTPDLPGNEEGLHNVFLKAPEELIATTDAAPITSGEITALTQTFATPPTPMDSNAMWKRLNEALGGTLKLDIAIDSYPEKFATILASGDLPDLMWVPPNQGIPNIGPMLESQFTDLTEHLSGDAVLEYPNLAALTPGSWRTAVVNGKIWGAPIPSTPFGQVYLGNPKVWEEVDGFQSTSAEQFLEKCKELLIPGKRWALEPFLPNAFHMFSQWFGVPNQYRVNKDRTLTASHQLDEYLETLEYAQKVFRAGAFYPDLNHAETSQDFSNGSIAALVSVGPRGAAEYRKDNPELLADIMVPFSAVKGRRPVYNMGYGTVGFTPLKKTDDAARISELLNLINWLSAPFGTVEYMQKNYGTEGKDYEVKDGNYVPIGDASADVPGLASALNIMTAGEGVIYNSVADDSEYVYGKEKELLELMMRRPTNGLYSDTNSSKGAELSERLNDVRNDVIQGRKTIDDYKAAVKDWEEGGGLKILEEYAAVLPEDVPVTPSTSL, encoded by the coding sequence GCAGCAGCGGGAGCGGCGGAGGCAGCGGCGGCGCTGAAGCCTCCGCCACGCTGAAGCTGCCCACCTACAAGCCGCTCGAGGGGCTCACCCCCGATCTCCCCGGCAACGAGGAGGGCCTGCACAACGTGTTCCTCAAGGCGCCGGAGGAGCTCATCGCCACCACCGACGCGGCACCGATCACCTCGGGCGAGATCACGGCGCTGACCCAGACCTTCGCCACCCCGCCCACCCCGATGGACAGCAACGCGATGTGGAAGCGCCTGAACGAGGCGCTCGGCGGCACGCTGAAGCTTGACATCGCGATCGACTCCTACCCGGAGAAGTTCGCGACCATCCTCGCCTCCGGCGATCTGCCCGACCTCATGTGGGTGCCGCCGAACCAGGGGATCCCGAACATCGGCCCGATGCTCGAGTCCCAGTTCACCGACCTCACCGAGCACCTCAGCGGCGACGCCGTCCTGGAGTACCCGAACCTCGCCGCCCTGACCCCGGGCTCGTGGCGCACCGCGGTGGTCAACGGCAAGATCTGGGGCGCGCCGATCCCGTCCACCCCGTTCGGCCAGGTCTACCTCGGCAACCCGAAGGTCTGGGAGGAGGTGGACGGCTTCCAGTCCACCAGCGCCGAGCAGTTCCTCGAGAAGTGCAAGGAGCTCCTGATCCCCGGCAAGCGCTGGGCGCTCGAGCCGTTCCTGCCCAACGCCTTCCACATGTTCTCCCAGTGGTTCGGGGTCCCCAACCAGTACCGGGTGAACAAGGACCGCACGCTGACCGCGTCGCACCAGCTCGACGAGTACCTCGAGACCCTCGAGTACGCGCAGAAGGTGTTCAGGGCGGGCGCCTTCTACCCCGACCTCAACCACGCCGAGACGTCCCAGGACTTCTCCAACGGCTCGATCGCGGCCCTGGTCTCGGTGGGCCCGCGCGGTGCCGCCGAGTACCGCAAGGACAACCCGGAGCTGCTGGCCGACATCATGGTCCCCTTCTCCGCGGTGAAGGGTCGCCGCCCCGTCTACAACATGGGCTACGGCACCGTGGGCTTCACCCCGCTGAAGAAGACCGACGACGCGGCGAGGATCAGCGAGCTGCTGAACCTGATCAACTGGCTCTCCGCCCCCTTCGGCACCGTCGAGTACATGCAGAAGAACTACGGCACCGAGGGCAAGGACTACGAGGTCAAGGACGGCAACTACGTGCCGATCGGCGACGCCTCGGCCGATGTCCCGGGCCTCGCCAGCGCGCTGAACATCATGACCGCCGGCGAGGGAGTCATCTACAACTCGGTCGCCGACGACTCCGAGTACGTCTACGGCAAGGAGAAGGAGCTGCTGGAGCTGATGATGCGCCGCCCCACCAACGGCCTGTACTCGGACACCAATTCGTCCAAGGGCGCCGAGCTGAGCGAGCGTCTGAACGACGTGCGCAACGACGTCATCCAGGGCCGCAAGACGATCGACGACTACAAGGCCGCGGTCAAGGACTGGGAGGAGGGCGGCGGCCTGAAGATCCTCGAGGAGTACGCCGCGGTCCTGCCGGAGGACGTGCCGGTCACGCCGAGCACCTCGCTGTGA
- a CDS encoding carbohydrate ABC transporter permease: MSTADATTTARRSKPLGNAARAARGDGPSGRRDAGRKPTTTIIVTAILAIVAIYFLVPVYWVVVNATKSTEELFGSSGFWFGENFQLFENLKAVLTANGGIFPRWGLNSLLYSGVGSVLATYFSVAAGYALAKYRFAGRRIVYGLVLGGVLVPGTAVALPLFFLFSSIGITNTYWSVLIPSLVSPFGLFLASIYASAAVPDEMLEAGRLDGVGELGLFHRLSLPQLVPAIVTILLFQFVAIWNNYMLPLVMLADEKLYPITLGLDNWRAQTDRLPEFYQLTVGGALLSVIPLAILILVLQRFWRGGLTEGSIKG, from the coding sequence ATGAGCACCGCCGACGCCACCACCACCGCACGCCGCAGCAAGCCCCTGGGGAACGCCGCCCGGGCCGCTCGCGGAGACGGCCCCTCCGGGCGCCGCGACGCCGGTCGCAAGCCCACCACGACGATCATCGTCACCGCGATCCTCGCGATCGTGGCGATCTACTTCCTGGTGCCCGTGTACTGGGTGGTCGTCAACGCCACCAAGTCCACCGAGGAGCTCTTCGGCTCCAGCGGCTTCTGGTTCGGCGAGAACTTCCAGCTGTTCGAGAACCTCAAGGCCGTCCTCACGGCCAACGGCGGCATCTTCCCCCGCTGGGGCCTGAACTCCCTGCTGTACTCGGGGGTCGGCTCCGTGCTGGCCACGTACTTCTCGGTCGCCGCGGGCTACGCGCTGGCCAAGTACCGCTTCGCGGGCCGGAGGATCGTCTACGGCCTGGTGCTCGGCGGCGTGCTGGTCCCCGGTACCGCCGTCGCGCTGCCGCTGTTCTTCCTGTTCAGCTCGATCGGGATCACCAACACCTACTGGTCGGTGCTGATCCCCTCGCTGGTGAGTCCCTTCGGGCTCTTCCTCGCCTCGATCTACGCGAGCGCCGCGGTGCCCGACGAGATGCTCGAGGCCGGTCGTCTGGACGGGGTCGGCGAGCTGGGGCTGTTCCACCGCCTCTCGCTGCCGCAGCTGGTCCCGGCGATCGTGACGATCCTGCTGTTCCAGTTCGTCGCGATCTGGAACAACTACATGCTCCCGCTGGTCATGCTGGCCGACGAGAAGCTGTACCCGATCACGCTGGGCCTGGACAACTGGAGGGCCCAGACGGATCGACTGCCGGAGTTCTACCAGCTCACCGTCGGCGGCGCGCTGCTGTCGGTGATCCCGCTGGCGATCCTCATCCTGGTGCTGCAGCGCTTCTGGCGCGGCGGTCTCACGGAGGGCTCGATCAAGGGCTGA
- a CDS encoding carbohydrate ABC transporter permease, which translates to MRSRTAPWVLLAPFLVLFIGTMIVPIIMAIGYSFTRVERSGLLGEAGIRSVFAGFDNYIAALTNVNFLQAIGRMILFGAVQVTVMIVAATVLALLLESASARWPGFFRAAYFLPYGIPGVIATILWSFLYIPGLSPIVDVLGAIGLDVDFLGPNMVLWSIANIVTWTYTGYNMLIIIAQLKSIPGELYEAAKLDGASSLRVALAIQLPLIRPALMLTVIFSIIGTLQLFAEPRLLQTMSAGITSEYTPNMSAYAFAFQYNDIGMAAAQSVIIAVAAFLLSAIALGVSNWTEKRR; encoded by the coding sequence ATGAGATCGAGAACCGCCCCCTGGGTGCTGCTGGCACCCTTCCTGGTGCTCTTCATCGGCACCATGATCGTCCCGATCATCATGGCGATCGGCTACAGCTTCACCCGCGTGGAGCGCTCGGGACTGCTCGGCGAGGCCGGCATCAGGAGCGTCTTCGCCGGGTTCGACAACTACATCGCCGCGCTGACCAACGTGAACTTCCTCCAGGCGATCGGGCGCATGATCCTGTTCGGCGCCGTGCAGGTCACCGTGATGATCGTGGCCGCCACGGTCCTCGCGCTGCTGCTCGAGAGCGCCTCGGCGAGGTGGCCCGGCTTCTTCCGCGCCGCCTACTTCCTGCCCTACGGCATCCCCGGCGTGATCGCCACGATCCTGTGGTCCTTCCTCTACATCCCGGGCCTCTCGCCGATCGTGGACGTGCTCGGAGCGATCGGGCTCGACGTCGACTTCCTCGGCCCGAACATGGTGCTGTGGTCCATCGCGAACATCGTGACCTGGACCTACACGGGCTACAACATGCTCATCATCATCGCGCAGCTGAAGTCGATCCCCGGTGAGCTCTACGAGGCCGCCAAGCTCGACGGCGCCAGCTCGCTGCGCGTCGCGCTCGCGATCCAGCTGCCGCTGATCCGCCCGGCCCTGATGCTCACGGTGATCTTCTCGATCATCGGCACCCTGCAGCTGTTCGCCGAGCCGCGGCTGCTGCAGACCATGAGCGCAGGCATCACCTCGGAGTACACCCCGAACATGTCCGCCTACGCCTTCGCGTTCCAGTACAACGACATCGGCATGGCCGCGGCGCAGTCCGTGATCATCGCGGTCGCCGCCTTCCTGCTCTCGGCCATCGCGCTGGGGGTCTCCAACTGGACGGAGAAGCGCCGATGA